In a single window of the Larimichthys crocea isolate SSNF chromosome XVII, L_crocea_2.0, whole genome shotgun sequence genome:
- the LOC104940021 gene encoding claudin-18 isoform X2 produces MAATLCQVLGFLLSLLGVAGVIAATGMDQWATEDLFDNPVTAVYSYSGLWRSCVRQSSGFTECRPYFTILGLPALLQAVRALMIVGIVLGVIGCLIAIFALKCLKMGNMEDNIKATMTLTAGILFLLAGVCGIAGVSAFANLIVQSFRFTSYAGEGFGMYGGGVGGLTGALTPRYTFGPALFVGWIGGAILVIGGIMMCLACRGMTPDNKQRYDGMAYKPASQHTVYKSDIRPRPAYNDSYKAQSVDGRQSTQRFDYV; encoded by the exons ATGGCAGCCACTCTTTGTCAGGTCTTGGGCTTTCTACTGAGTCTGTTAGGGGTGGCGGGAGTAATTGCGGCGACGGGGATGGACCAGTGGGCGACGGAGGACCTCTTTGACAACCCTGTGACCGCCGTGTACTCGTATTCGGGCCTGTGGAGGTCGTGTGTCCGGCAGAGTTCTGGCTTCACAGAGTGCCGACCGTATTTCACCATTCTGGGACTGCCAG CTCTGCTCCAAGCTGTCCGGGCCTTGATGATTGTAGGTATTGTTCTGGGAGTCATCGGCTGCCTTATCGCCATATTTGCactgaagtgcttgaaaatgggGAACATGGAGGACAACATCAAGGCCACGATGACCCTGACAGCCGGGATCTTGTTCCTTCTTGCAG GGGTCTGTGGCATTGCTGGCGTGTCTGCCTTTGCCAACTTGATTGTGCAGAGTTTTCGGTTCACGTCATATGCTGGTGAAGGGTTTGGTATGTATGGAGGAGGTGTTGGTGGACTTACGGGAGCTCTGACTCCAAG GTACACTTTTGGCCCCGCTCTTTTCGTTGGCTGGATTGGTGGTGCTATATTGGTCATTGGAGGCATCATGATGTGTCTGGCCTGCCGTGGAATGACTCCAGATAACAAGCAAAG GTATGATGGGATGGCCTACAAACCTGCCTCTCAACACACCGTCTACAAGTCTGACATCAGGCCCCGTCCAGCCTACAATGACTCCTACAAAGCCCAGAGTGTGGACGGCAGGCAGTCCACCCAGAGATTTGACTATGTGTag
- the LOC104940021 gene encoding claudin-18 isoform X1, which translates to MAASMIHFFIYLIGFMLSALGHVLITVATEMNMWCVERLPSACEEMFFCYGLWNSCVRTTYGRTECKPYITILGLPALLQAVRALMIVGIVLGVIGCLIAIFALKCLKMGNMEDNIKATMTLTAGILFLLAGVCGIAGVSAFANLIVQSFRFTSYAGEGFGMYGGGVGGLTGALTPRYTFGPALFVGWIGGAILVIGGIMMCLACRGMTPDNKQRYDGMAYKPASQHTVYKSDIRPRPAYNDSYKAQSVDGRQSTQRFDYV; encoded by the exons ATGGCTGCCTCAatgattcatttctttatttatttaataggaTTCATGTTGTCTGCATTGGGGCACGTCTTAATAACAGTTGCAACAGAAATGAACATGTGGTGTGTAGAGCGCCTACCTTCTGCatgtgaagaaatgtttttctgttatggGTTATGGAACTCATGTGTACGGACAACATATGGCAGAACAGAGTGCAAACCTTATATTACCATACTTGGACTGCCAG CTCTGCTCCAAGCTGTCCGGGCCTTGATGATTGTAGGTATTGTTCTGGGAGTCATCGGCTGCCTTATCGCCATATTTGCactgaagtgcttgaaaatgggGAACATGGAGGACAACATCAAGGCCACGATGACCCTGACAGCCGGGATCTTGTTCCTTCTTGCAG GGGTCTGTGGCATTGCTGGCGTGTCTGCCTTTGCCAACTTGATTGTGCAGAGTTTTCGGTTCACGTCATATGCTGGTGAAGGGTTTGGTATGTATGGAGGAGGTGTTGGTGGACTTACGGGAGCTCTGACTCCAAG GTACACTTTTGGCCCCGCTCTTTTCGTTGGCTGGATTGGTGGTGCTATATTGGTCATTGGAGGCATCATGATGTGTCTGGCCTGCCGTGGAATGACTCCAGATAACAAGCAAAG GTATGATGGGATGGCCTACAAACCTGCCTCTCAACACACCGTCTACAAGTCTGACATCAGGCCCCGTCCAGCCTACAATGACTCCTACAAAGCCCAGAGTGTGGACGGCAGGCAGTCCACCCAGAGATTTGACTATGTGTag